The proteins below are encoded in one region of Neofelis nebulosa isolate mNeoNeb1 chromosome 17, mNeoNeb1.pri, whole genome shotgun sequence:
- the SETD6 gene encoding N-lysine methyltransferase SETD6 — protein MATRAKRRRVAGPVGGDADPDPDPDPVAGFLSWCRRVGLELSPKVAVSRQGTVAGYGMVARESVQPGELLFAVPRAALLSQHTCSIGGLLEQERCALQSQSGWVPLLLALLHELQAPASPWSPYFAMWPELGRLEHPMFWPEEERRRLLQGTGVPEAVEKDLANIRSEYYSIVLPFMEAHPDLFSPRVRSLELYHQLVALVMAYSFQEPLEEEEDEKEPNSPLMVPAADILNHLANHNANLEYSPNCLRMVATQPIPKGHEIFNTYGQMANWQLIHMYGFVEPYPDNTDDTADIQMVTVREAALLGTKVEAERLLLYERWDFLCKLEMVGEEGAFVIGWEEVLTEEELTTTLKVLCMPAEEFREFKDQDGWGDDKREEESLTVTNIPRLKASWRQLLRDSVLLTLQTYATDLKSEQDLLSNKEVYTKLSSREQQALQVRYGQKMILHQLLELTS, from the exons ATGGCGACCAGGGCAAAGCGCCGGCGG GTGGCGGGGCCTGTGGGAGGCGACGCGGACCCGGACCCGGACCCGGACCCTGTGGCCGGCTTCCTGAGCTGGTGCCGGCGGGTGGGGCTGGAGCTGAGTCCCAAG GTGGCGGTGAGCCGGCAGGGCACGGTGGCCGGCTACGGCATGGTGGCCCGGGAGAGCGTGCAGCCCGGGGAGCTGCTGTTTGCCGTGCCGCGGGCCGCGCTCCTGTCGCAGCACACCTGCTCCATCGGCGGCCTGCTGGAGCAAG agCGATGCGCGCTGCAGAGCCAGTCGGGCTGGGTGCCGCTGCTGCTGGCGCTGCTGCACGAGCTGCAGGCCCCGGCCTCGCCCTGGAGCCCTTACTTTGCGATGTGGCCGGAGCTAGGCCGCTTGGAGCACCCGATGTTCTG GCCTGAGGAGGAGCGCCGGCGATTGCTGCAGGGCACGGGCGTACCCGAGGCGGTGGAGAAGGACTTGGCCAACATCCGCAGCGAATACTATTCCATCGTATTGCCGTTCATGGAAGCCCACCCGGATCTTTTCAGCCCCAGGGTTCGCTCCCTGGAACTCTACCACCAGCTCGTGGCTCTTGTGATGGCGTACAG CTTTCAGGAACcactggaggaagaggaggatgaaaAGGAGCCAAACTCCCCTTTGATGGTGCCTGCTGCAGACATACTAAACCACTTAGCCAATCATAATGCCAATCTAGAATACTCTCCA AATTGTCTTCGGATGGTGGCCACTCAGCCCATTCCTAAAGGCCATGAAATTTTCAACACTTATGGACAAATGGCTAATTGGCAACTCATTCATATGTATGGTTTTGTTGAACCATATCCCGACAACACGGATGACACAGCTGACATTCAGATGGTGACAGTTCGTGAAGCAGCATTACTGG GAACAAAAGTTGAAGCTGAAAGGCTCCTACTGTATGAACGCTGGGATTTCTTATGCAAACTGGAGATGGTAGGGGAAGAGGGAGCCTTTGTAATTGGGTGGGAGGAGGTGCTCACTGAAGAGGAACTGACCACCACACTCAAG GTACTATGCATGCCTGCTGAGGAGTTCAGAGAGTTTAAAGACCAGGATGGATGGGGAGATGataaaagggaagaggagagcttGACAGTCACAAATATCCCCAGGCTGAAAGCATCATGGAGACAGCTGCTTCGGGACAGTGTTTTGTTGACCCTGCAAACCTATGCCACAGACTTAAAATCTGAACAAGATTTACTAAGTAACAAGGAGGTCTACACCAAACTCAGCTCGAGGGAACAGCAGGCCTTGCAGGTTCGCTATGGTCAGAAGATGATCTTACACCAGTTGTTGGAACTGACAAGTTAG